One part of the Microbulbifer sp. THAF38 genome encodes these proteins:
- a CDS encoding outer membrane beta-barrel protein, with the protein MSIIKKYVLTTLLLGTNLLSALVFADGANDTQAVEGVDVEVQTALENLPEGLPAEDEKANPINPIVIDAQPDIPDDAERVTVGNAYINIYRGPGRGYPIFHVAEYGEKIWLLKRRTDWVKVLAPRNKTGWVRISDLQEIYGEEGELVRVPLPDFRDVDAGFFYLGFSYGDFAGANSLGTTLGYQFTSNLATELRATQAVGEFSDSQVYQMAVVHQPFPHWRMSPYFLLGAGLNITSPNATIIATEDRQDTVMLAGIGIKTYLSRRFALKAEYANHYLFTSRENNQEIVEWKLGFDVYL; encoded by the coding sequence ATGTCCATTATCAAAAAATATGTTTTAACGACCCTACTGTTGGGAACCAACTTGCTCTCTGCTTTGGTATTTGCAGATGGTGCCAACGATACACAAGCCGTTGAGGGGGTAGACGTTGAAGTGCAAACAGCTTTGGAGAATTTACCAGAGGGACTCCCAGCAGAAGATGAAAAAGCGAACCCAATAAATCCCATTGTTATTGATGCTCAACCCGACATACCTGATGACGCTGAGCGGGTTACAGTGGGTAATGCATATATCAATATTTATCGAGGCCCCGGTCGTGGCTATCCAATTTTTCACGTAGCTGAATATGGCGAAAAAATCTGGTTGCTTAAGCGCCGTACCGATTGGGTAAAAGTGTTGGCACCGCGTAATAAAACCGGTTGGGTACGGATTTCGGATCTGCAGGAAATTTATGGCGAGGAAGGTGAGCTGGTGCGAGTTCCCCTACCAGATTTCAGGGACGTGGATGCAGGTTTCTTTTATCTGGGTTTCTCCTATGGCGATTTTGCCGGAGCCAACTCTTTGGGGACAACGCTCGGCTACCAATTTACCTCTAATTTAGCTACCGAATTGCGGGCTACTCAGGCAGTCGGCGAGTTTTCTGATAGCCAAGTGTATCAAATGGCAGTAGTACATCAGCCGTTCCCACACTGGCGAATGTCTCCTTATTTTCTACTTGGTGCTGGTCTGAATATCACATCGCCTAACGCAACTATTATCGCTACAGAAGATCGCCAGGATACAGTCATGCTGGCAGGCATAGGGATAAAAACCTATTTATCGCGCCGTTTTGCCCTTAAGGCGGAATACGCCAACCACTACCTGTTCACCTCGCGGGAAAATAATCAGGAGATAGTCGAGTGGAAACTTGGTTTCGACGTATATCTGTAG
- a CDS encoding PD40 domain-containing protein → MKSLRAVPLLLLVAACSGGGSSSGGEQAEDPVAVDYPIAFVRRQLIKDDEGTLEPDSVYQPQDFFPGAELVLKDRATASAAETVITAEVFTGDYDVKDLNTSADGQRLIFAMRAPELEDADDDEQPTWNIWLYDLETKELKRVIQSDLVAEEGQDVAPAFLPDGRIVFSSSRQRRARALLLDDNKPQFSALTDDQDAPAFVLHVMEADGSDIRQISFNQSHDLNPTVLNNGRILFNRWDNAAGVDRLSLYTIKPDGSDLSFHYGYHSQETGTENSIATFSKPREMPDGRLLVNLRSPAGVSYGGDLVAIDGINYSEAYSEAGGEGDLVGQHSISFAEVTTDGTLSYHGTFSAAWPFYDGTSRLLVSWSECRIVEEETELLRPCPETIGEEEEPVLADPLFGLWIYDYEAGTQLPIIVAEEGEMISEGVALEPHTEPTYIPDPIPGIDVDGDLVQESVGILDVRSVYDFDGEDIAGIETLADPAITTADERPARFLRIVKAVAIPDDDILDFDGSAFGRNRRQGMREILGYTPIQPDGSVRVKVPADIPFAISVVDAEGKRIFEQHNNWLQLRPGEVRSCNGCHTSESEVAHGRADMQLESAWKGAPTSAAPFANTEPALQAEMGETMAQLLARIVGEVGLKGDIHFSDVWTDPAVRAKDTDISLTYADLLTEIPAPLVCLDNWNSNCRSVIHYEQHIQPIWELPRQVVDNTGTVISDNTCIACHSPVDAAGATRVPAAQLDLTASASSANDAWFTSYAELLVDSPILDLVGGILTPRMRQETDNQGNPVFETDEDGNLILDANGNPIPVMVVVTSSSVLAENAAESTFFPVFSPGGAHAGLLQPAELRLIAEWLDIGAQYYNDPFAAPAD, encoded by the coding sequence ATGAAATCTTTGCGTGCAGTGCCGCTACTGCTGTTGGTAGCTGCTTGTAGTGGCGGTGGTTCCTCAAGTGGTGGGGAGCAGGCGGAAGATCCGGTGGCAGTGGATTACCCTATTGCCTTCGTGCGTCGCCAGCTTATTAAGGATGATGAAGGTACCCTGGAGCCAGACAGCGTATACCAACCCCAGGATTTTTTCCCTGGAGCCGAGCTGGTCCTTAAGGATCGGGCTACAGCAAGTGCTGCAGAGACGGTAATTACCGCAGAAGTTTTTACCGGTGACTACGATGTTAAAGACCTGAATACCTCAGCAGATGGCCAGCGCCTGATATTCGCGATGCGCGCACCGGAATTGGAAGATGCTGATGACGATGAGCAACCTACCTGGAATATCTGGTTATATGATCTTGAAACCAAAGAACTGAAAAGAGTCATACAATCCGACCTTGTTGCAGAGGAAGGGCAGGATGTTGCCCCGGCTTTCTTGCCAGATGGACGTATAGTTTTTTCTTCTAGTCGCCAACGCCGAGCGCGTGCTTTGTTACTGGATGATAATAAGCCTCAATTTTCTGCTCTGACAGATGATCAGGATGCACCCGCTTTTGTATTACATGTGATGGAGGCGGATGGCAGTGATATTCGTCAGATCTCATTCAATCAAAGCCACGATCTCAATCCCACTGTACTGAATAATGGGCGTATCCTGTTTAATCGTTGGGATAATGCCGCCGGTGTAGATCGTTTAAGCCTGTATACCATCAAACCAGATGGTAGTGACCTGTCATTCCATTATGGTTACCACAGCCAGGAAACCGGCACCGAAAACTCTATTGCGACTTTCTCCAAACCGCGTGAAATGCCAGATGGACGTTTACTGGTAAACCTGCGTTCACCTGCGGGAGTAAGTTACGGCGGCGACCTAGTGGCTATCGATGGAATAAATTACAGCGAAGCTTACAGTGAGGCCGGCGGCGAGGGTGATCTGGTTGGTCAGCACTCTATCTCCTTTGCTGAAGTCACCACTGATGGGACACTCTCATACCATGGCACATTCTCTGCAGCGTGGCCTTTCTACGATGGCACTAGCAGGCTGCTCGTCTCCTGGAGTGAATGTCGTATTGTGGAGGAAGAAACGGAGCTACTGCGCCCTTGCCCGGAAACAATAGGGGAAGAAGAGGAGCCGGTTTTAGCTGATCCGCTTTTTGGCCTGTGGATCTATGATTACGAGGCCGGCACCCAATTGCCAATTATCGTCGCAGAAGAAGGCGAAATGATTTCTGAGGGTGTGGCCCTGGAGCCCCACACAGAGCCAACTTATATTCCCGATCCAATTCCTGGAATAGACGTAGATGGCGATCTAGTGCAGGAGTCAGTGGGTATTTTGGATGTCCGTAGTGTCTACGATTTTGATGGTGAGGATATAGCGGGAATAGAAACTCTCGCTGATCCTGCTATCACTACTGCCGATGAGCGCCCTGCGCGTTTCCTGCGTATCGTTAAAGCGGTGGCGATTCCAGACGATGATATTCTGGATTTTGATGGTTCGGCTTTTGGGCGCAACCGTCGACAGGGTATGCGCGAAATCCTGGGTTATACACCTATACAACCCGATGGTTCTGTACGAGTCAAAGTACCAGCTGATATTCCCTTCGCAATTTCAGTAGTGGATGCTGAGGGCAAGAGAATTTTTGAGCAGCACAATAACTGGCTGCAGTTGCGACCTGGCGAAGTACGTAGCTGTAATGGCTGTCACACTAGCGAGAGTGAAGTCGCGCATGGTCGCGCGGATATGCAGCTGGAATCTGCCTGGAAGGGAGCCCCGACTTCTGCAGCGCCCTTTGCCAATACCGAGCCCGCGTTGCAGGCAGAAATGGGTGAAACCATGGCGCAGTTATTGGCTCGGATTGTTGGAGAAGTTGGATTAAAAGGGGATATACACTTTTCTGATGTCTGGACCGATCCAGCAGTTCGCGCCAAAGATACTGATATATCCCTGACCTACGCCGATTTATTGACTGAAATCCCTGCGCCGCTGGTCTGTCTAGATAATTGGAATAGCAATTGTCGGAGTGTTATTCACTACGAACAGCATATCCAGCCAATCTGGGAGTTACCACGTCAGGTTGTGGATAACACCGGCACAGTGATTAGTGACAACACCTGTATAGCCTGCCACTCCCCAGTAGATGCCGCTGGCGCTACACGAGTCCCTGCTGCGCAACTGGATCTCACCGCCAGCGCATCCAGTGCAAACGATGCTTGGTTTACCTCTTATGCCGAGCTACTGGTTGACAGTCCGATATTGGATCTTGTCGGCGGAATTTTAACTCCGCGGATGCGACAGGAGACGGATAACCAGGGCAACCCGGTATTTGAAACCGATGAAGATGGAAATTTAATTCTCGATGCGAATGGTAATCCTATTCCGGTGATGGTTGTTGTAACCAGCTCTTCAGTTCTGGCTGAAAATGCGGCAGAAAGCACTTTTTTTCCAGTGTTCTCTCCCGGTGGTGCGCACGCGGGATTACTGCAGCCAGCTGAATTGCGCCTGATTGCTGAGTGGTTGGATATCGGCGCCCAGTACTATAACGATCCTTTTGCTGCGCCGGCTGATTGA
- a CDS encoding LamG domain-containing protein, whose product MKTFKNLQIFTFLCTVAFLAACSGGSGQDTEEQPNTNQSNNGASYSGPAPETEDVKQYKRYIWDNLAEQNRCGSCHVEGAQSPHFVRGDDINAAYDVGRELVNLSLPEESRLVTKVGGGHNCWLSSDDACAEIITNYIEEWARASGGLSNTVTLTPPIERDVGASKSFPVSSSNFGTTVYPVLRNYCANCHSEDAALTQKPYFASSDLDLAYEEAKSKMNLDTPADSRFSVRLGSEFHNCWDDCSDNETEMTAAIQAFADSIATTEVNPDWVLSKALLLTDGIVASSGGRIENNAIALYEFKTGSGTTAYDTSGVNPAIDLALSGDVEWIESWGLQLKGGKAQGATATSRKLYETLTATGEYSIEVWAAPANVTQEGPARLITYSGGDDIRNFTLGQAQYSYTFQNRSDNTDADGMPALMTDDADQLVQASLQHVVTTYDPINGRKLFVNGADTGEIDPSEAGLLSTWDDTFALAVGSEVSNGNSWQGSIRMLAIHSRALSAEDIATNYEVGVGEKYFLLFKVEEHTGIAESYVMFTVQQFDNYAYLFSEPTFISLDESVDPKGIAIEGMRIGINGREAEVGQSWANLSTEIDDSYVPLQGQQLSRLGTIITLDKGPLEDEFFLSFERIGNVTFTRVEPTPAAPPESADLEAQPRIGLRRFEQINASLSRATGISSAHPDVMETWETVKRQLPVSSDITGFLAAQQMGITQLAVKYCSTLVDSNERSGYFPGFDFNASANTAFDSASKRALVINPLMESLLGHEMNWHDGSHSQLSNAPDLSTVEAELNNLINTMTACGNGCEAGRTETTVKAVCAAAMGSAMILIH is encoded by the coding sequence ATGAAAACTTTTAAAAACCTGCAGATATTCACCTTCCTGTGCACAGTCGCATTTCTTGCCGCTTGTAGTGGCGGCAGTGGCCAGGATACGGAAGAGCAGCCAAATACCAACCAATCCAATAATGGTGCCAGCTATTCAGGGCCAGCACCAGAAACCGAGGATGTCAAACAGTACAAGCGCTATATCTGGGATAACCTGGCCGAACAAAATCGCTGTGGTAGCTGCCACGTAGAAGGCGCACAGAGCCCCCATTTTGTGCGTGGTGATGATATTAATGCAGCCTACGATGTTGGTCGCGAATTAGTAAATCTGAGCCTCCCAGAGGAATCTCGCCTGGTCACTAAAGTAGGTGGTGGGCACAACTGTTGGCTCTCCAGCGACGACGCCTGCGCTGAAATTATTACCAATTATATTGAAGAGTGGGCCCGAGCCAGCGGCGGCCTCAGTAATACCGTCACATTAACTCCCCCTATTGAACGCGATGTGGGTGCGAGTAAGAGCTTCCCGGTCTCCAGTAGTAACTTCGGTACTACCGTTTACCCGGTACTACGTAACTACTGTGCCAACTGTCACAGTGAGGATGCCGCGCTCACACAAAAACCTTATTTTGCCAGCTCCGATTTGGATCTCGCCTACGAAGAGGCGAAAAGCAAAATGAACCTGGACACCCCCGCGGACTCACGCTTCTCCGTGCGTCTGGGTAGTGAATTCCACAACTGTTGGGATGATTGCTCAGATAACGAAACGGAGATGACAGCTGCCATCCAGGCCTTTGCCGACAGTATTGCTACTACTGAGGTCAATCCAGATTGGGTTCTTAGTAAAGCCCTGCTTCTCACCGATGGCATCGTCGCCAGTAGTGGAGGCCGCATAGAAAATAATGCGATCGCCCTGTATGAATTCAAAACCGGCAGCGGCACCACGGCCTATGACACCTCCGGGGTAAACCCAGCCATTGATTTAGCTCTTTCAGGCGATGTGGAGTGGATCGAGTCCTGGGGTTTACAGCTGAAAGGGGGTAAGGCCCAGGGCGCTACGGCTACGAGTCGCAAGTTATACGAAACCCTCACAGCCACCGGCGAATACTCCATTGAGGTTTGGGCCGCGCCGGCCAATGTCACCCAGGAAGGTCCCGCGCGTTTAATCACCTATTCCGGCGGCGACGATATTCGCAACTTCACCCTTGGCCAGGCGCAGTACAGTTACACATTCCAGAACCGCAGTGACAATACTGATGCGGACGGCATGCCAGCGCTAATGACTGATGATGCCGACCAACTGGTACAAGCCAGCTTGCAACATGTGGTCACGACCTACGACCCGATCAATGGCCGTAAACTCTTTGTAAACGGCGCCGATACCGGAGAAATAGACCCCAGCGAAGCGGGCCTACTCAGCACTTGGGATGACACCTTTGCCCTAGCGGTTGGTAGTGAAGTGAGCAACGGAAATAGCTGGCAGGGTTCTATCCGCATGCTGGCAATTCACTCTCGCGCACTCTCTGCCGAGGATATTGCCACCAACTATGAAGTAGGTGTGGGAGAAAAATACTTCCTGCTATTTAAAGTTGAAGAGCACACCGGCATTGCCGAAAGCTATGTAATGTTTACCGTTCAGCAGTTCGACAACTACGCCTACCTGTTCAGTGAACCTACCTTTATCAGCCTGGACGAAAGTGTCGATCCGAAAGGTATCGCTATCGAAGGCATGCGTATCGGTATTAATGGTCGCGAGGCGGAAGTGGGTCAGTCCTGGGCCAACTTATCCACCGAAATCGATGATAGTTACGTGCCCCTGCAAGGCCAGCAGCTATCGAGGCTGGGTACCATCATTACCCTCGATAAGGGCCCGCTGGAAGATGAGTTTTTCCTCTCCTTCGAACGTATCGGCAATGTCACTTTTACCCGAGTGGAACCCACCCCTGCGGCCCCACCGGAATCGGCGGACCTGGAAGCCCAACCACGTATCGGCCTACGACGTTTCGAGCAGATCAATGCCAGTCTGTCACGCGCCACCGGTATTTCCAGCGCCCACCCGGATGTGATGGAAACCTGGGAAACCGTGAAGCGCCAGCTACCTGTATCCAGTGATATCACCGGATTCCTGGCTGCACAACAAATGGGTATCACCCAGCTTGCCGTGAAGTACTGCAGCACCTTGGTAGACTCCAATGAGCGCAGTGGTTACTTCCCAGGCTTTGATTTTAATGCTTCCGCTAATACGGCTTTCGACAGCGCTAGCAAACGGGCGCTGGTGATTAATCCATTAATGGAAAGCCTACTGGGCCACGAAATGAACTGGCACGACGGCAGCCACTCGCAGCTGTCGAATGCACCAGATCTGAGTACCGTGGAAGCAGAATTGAACAATCTGATCAATACCATGACCGCTTGTGGTAATGGTTGTGAAGCAGGGCGGACCGAGACCACGGTCAAGGCAGTATGCGCAGCCGCCATGGGCAGCGCGATGATCCTGATTCACTGA
- a CDS encoding general secretion pathway protein GspF has translation MSKKKHFELDQPLHHPDHHRPVTRRDFLAQGFRAGMATVLGGSVFSMFANPRNAHAALSSDLEGLRKSNGGPCDVSAFGAGKIPFICFDLAGGANIAGSNVLVGKQGGQMDFLGTAGYNKQGLPGDMIPSAGAGFVNTDLGLAFHSDSGILRGILEKVSSGTATATNGAVIPARSENDTGNNPHNPMYGINQAGANGSLLALIGSRSSDSGGNSMAPSAMINPEVRPTKVDRPSDVTGLVDVGDLVGLLSQEDTVAVMESMYRISDAKLGKVNTRVGADAIIKDMVRCGYMKSADLADRFGNPADLNPEADPDIVGPSGIFTSAELSGDGEFRKTASAMKLVVNGYAGAGTITMGGYDYHTGDRATGEMRDLRAGRCIGACLEYAARRNQPLMIYVFSDGSVFSNGMIDDSVEGRGKGVWTGDDQQTAASFFLVYNPAGRPQLLGGSADEQARHQQLGYMRSSGDVETSSSPAANNVNLLVETVVLNYLALHGEQDNFASLFPNHGLGNGTLIDSMTAFAPIR, from the coding sequence ATGAGCAAGAAAAAACATTTTGAGCTGGACCAGCCCCTACATCACCCGGACCACCATCGCCCGGTAACCCGTCGTGATTTTCTCGCCCAGGGTTTTCGTGCGGGCATGGCGACAGTATTAGGTGGCTCTGTATTTAGCATGTTCGCCAATCCACGTAATGCCCATGCAGCTCTATCTTCCGATCTGGAAGGCCTGCGCAAGAGCAACGGTGGCCCTTGTGATGTAAGCGCTTTCGGCGCCGGTAAAATCCCCTTTATCTGTTTCGACCTCGCCGGTGGAGCCAATATCGCTGGCTCCAATGTATTGGTAGGCAAACAAGGTGGCCAAATGGATTTTCTCGGCACGGCCGGTTACAACAAACAGGGCCTGCCGGGCGATATGATCCCCTCTGCGGGTGCAGGTTTTGTCAACACCGACCTGGGCCTCGCCTTCCATAGCGACAGCGGCATATTGCGCGGTATCTTGGAAAAAGTGAGCTCCGGCACCGCTACTGCTACCAATGGAGCGGTGATCCCGGCGCGCTCGGAAAACGATACCGGCAACAACCCCCACAACCCCATGTACGGTATCAATCAGGCCGGGGCCAATGGTTCCCTATTGGCCCTGATCGGCTCTCGCTCCAGTGATTCCGGTGGAAATTCCATGGCTCCGTCGGCAATGATCAACCCAGAAGTACGCCCCACCAAAGTGGACAGGCCTTCTGATGTTACCGGCCTCGTTGATGTGGGCGATTTGGTGGGACTGCTTAGCCAGGAAGACACGGTGGCAGTAATGGAATCCATGTATCGTATTTCTGATGCCAAGCTGGGGAAGGTAAACACCCGCGTGGGAGCCGACGCGATTATCAAGGACATGGTGCGCTGCGGTTACATGAAAAGCGCCGACTTAGCGGACCGCTTCGGTAATCCCGCCGATCTTAACCCCGAGGCCGACCCGGATATCGTCGGTCCCTCCGGTATTTTTACCAGCGCTGAACTGAGCGGGGATGGGGAATTCCGCAAAACCGCCTCAGCGATGAAACTAGTGGTGAATGGCTATGCCGGTGCCGGCACTATCACCATGGGCGGCTACGACTACCATACCGGCGACCGCGCCACCGGTGAGATGCGCGACCTTCGCGCCGGCCGCTGCATTGGCGCCTGCCTGGAGTATGCTGCACGTCGCAACCAGCCGCTGATGATTTATGTCTTCAGCGATGGTTCGGTTTTCTCCAACGGAATGATCGACGACTCTGTCGAAGGTCGTGGCAAGGGTGTGTGGACCGGGGACGATCAGCAAACCGCTGCTTCTTTCTTCCTGGTATACAACCCTGCGGGGCGCCCGCAATTACTCGGTGGCAGTGCCGACGAACAGGCAAGACACCAACAGCTGGGTTATATGCGTTCCTCCGGGGATGTAGAAACGTCCTCAAGCCCCGCCGCCAACAACGTCAATCTATTGGTGGAAACTGTAGTGTTGAACTACCTGGCCCTACATGGCGAACAGGATAACTTTGCCAGCCTCTTCCCCAACCATGGACTCGGAAACGGCACTCTCATAGACAGCATGACCGCTTTTGCCCCCATAAGATAA
- a CDS encoding FAD:protein FMN transferase, with protein MLRFIRSILIGSAALCAAPALAEWHYAERAIMGTEVSLQLWHEDASEAENLIEKVMAEFHRLDNQLSPYKPESELSQVNREAGRTAVNISDELLSLVDKSIWFSRLTDGAFDISYATLGKHYDFRNKKRADTALTDSLLKALNYRHLHLNKKSKTLRFGHKETKIDLGGIAKGYAVDKAIQILEQAEVCCASVSAGGDARMLGDKHGEPWLVGIRHPREKSKNAAVIPLSDTAISTSGDYERFFIDEQQERVHHIFNPNTGKPADTTVGDSDKLISVSIIGPRGFDTDPLSTSVFVLGKEKGLALIDRLPQFEAVVIDSNKRLFFSQGLINP; from the coding sequence ATGCTGCGTTTTATTCGATCCATCCTAATAGGCAGTGCTGCTCTCTGTGCAGCACCGGCACTGGCCGAGTGGCATTATGCCGAGCGTGCAATTATGGGGACTGAAGTCAGCCTGCAGCTTTGGCATGAAGATGCCAGTGAAGCGGAAAACCTGATTGAAAAGGTGATGGCAGAATTCCATCGCCTGGATAACCAACTGTCACCCTACAAACCAGAGAGTGAATTGTCCCAAGTCAATCGCGAAGCAGGTAGAACAGCGGTCAATATTTCTGATGAGCTGCTTTCTCTGGTGGATAAGTCTATCTGGTTTAGCCGCCTGACCGATGGAGCCTTCGATATCAGCTACGCTACTCTCGGCAAGCATTATGATTTCCGCAATAAAAAAAGGGCTGACACGGCCCTTACCGATTCTCTGTTGAAAGCTCTGAATTACCGTCACTTGCATCTAAATAAAAAGTCAAAAACCCTACGATTTGGTCACAAGGAGACAAAAATTGACCTAGGTGGCATTGCCAAGGGTTACGCTGTGGATAAAGCCATTCAGATTCTCGAACAGGCTGAAGTCTGTTGCGCCAGTGTCAGCGCCGGTGGCGATGCACGTATGCTCGGTGATAAACACGGTGAACCCTGGCTGGTAGGCATTCGCCATCCACGAGAGAAAAGCAAAAATGCCGCTGTGATCCCCCTAAGTGACACTGCCATTTCAACTTCCGGTGATTACGAGCGTTTTTTTATTGATGAACAACAAGAGCGTGTCCATCATATTTTTAATCCAAATACCGGAAAGCCCGCCGATACAACAGTTGGGGATAGCGATAAATTAATCAGTGTCAGCATTATCGGCCCAAGGGGTTTTGATACTGACCCGCTTTCCACCAGCGTATTTGTCCTGGGTAAGGAAAAAGGACTGGCACTCATTGATCGCCTGCCCCAATTTGAAGCGGTGGTTATCGACAGTAACAAACGTCTGTTTTTCAGCCAGGGACTGATAAATCCATAA
- a CDS encoding AraC family transcriptional regulator, with the protein MGRVLQLFIFSLVLVLSVASQAQKESFSAEKLENLKRDVIKLNRDLLILEEDLLYPAQSQVAFYVSVDIGHYFQLDAVKLHIDNKLTASHLYTEHQRNALVRGGIQPLHKGNLKSGNYTISAFFTGLGPQGREYKRGATLELEKTDEPVVIELRISDKTGKQQPDFELIQWPTP; encoded by the coding sequence ATGGGACGCGTTCTCCAGCTGTTTATTTTCTCACTCGTCCTCGTGTTGAGCGTAGCGTCTCAAGCTCAGAAAGAGTCTTTTTCCGCTGAAAAGCTGGAAAATCTAAAGCGCGATGTCATTAAGTTAAACCGGGATTTGTTAATCCTGGAAGAGGACCTACTCTACCCGGCACAAAGCCAAGTGGCTTTTTATGTTTCTGTGGATATTGGCCACTATTTCCAGCTGGACGCAGTCAAATTACATATCGACAATAAACTCACGGCTAGCCACCTGTATACCGAACATCAGCGCAATGCCCTTGTTCGCGGTGGTATTCAACCCCTGCACAAAGGCAACCTAAAGTCTGGTAACTACACCATTTCCGCATTCTTTACTGGCCTTGGGCCCCAAGGACGTGAGTATAAGCGGGGTGCTACTTTAGAGCTGGAAAAGACCGATGAGCCCGTTGTAATCGAGTTACGAATCTCAGATAAAACCGGCAAGCAACAGCCGGACTTTGAACTCATTCAATGGCCCACGCCCTGA